A stretch of Henckelia pumila isolate YLH828 chromosome 4, ASM3356847v2, whole genome shotgun sequence DNA encodes these proteins:
- the LOC140864210 gene encoding protein DETOXIFICATION 35-like isoform X1, protein MEAPLLGDGGDYPPAKSLRAWWRVFCNESSKLWRIGGLIGLQILCQYSVSSVSIAFVGHLGDVELSAFSIALSVVCTFSFGFMLGMGSALETLCGQAYGAGQVHMLGVYMQRSIIILSVTCILVSPLYIFATPILKLLGQQEEIANLAGVYTLMVLPQLCSLAVIFPTQKFLQAQSKVSMLAWTGVVALISHTFLCWLFIYVFGWGATGAAVAFDLSGWGSAVAQFVYVVGWCKDGWKGFSWSAFQEIWAFVRLSLESAIMLCLEIWYIMSIIILTGHLDNAVTAVGSLSICMTIDEWEAMFFIGVNAAISVRVSNELGMGHPRAAKYSVYVTLFQSLLIGILCVVIVLAARNHFSIIFTDSKEMQAAVAHLSPLLGITMLLNSIQPVISGVAIGGGWQGLVAYINLACYYIFGLPLGYFLGYVANLGVEGLWGGMIAGVGLQTLLLFLVLYKTNWHKEVELTTERMRKWGGQDIDSEISSRNHLHIENGKP, encoded by the exons ATGGAGGCGCCGCTTCTCGGGGACGGCGGCGACTATCCGCCGGCGAAAAGTCTGAGAGCGTGGTGGCGAGTTTTCTGCAACGAATCATCGAAGCTGTGGAGGATTGGTGGGCTGATCGGACTGCAAATTTTGTGCCAGTACAGCGTCAGCTCCGTCAGTATTGCGTTCGTCGGCCATCTAGGCGATGTTGAGCTCTCGGCTTTTTCTATTGCGCTCTCTGTTGTCTGCACCTTCTCTTTCGGGTTCATG ctTGGTATGGGGAGTGCCCTGGAGACACTATGTGGGCAGGCATATGGTGCCGGACAAGTTCATATGCTAGGAGTTTACATGCAACGCTCGATAATTATTTTATCCGTCACTTGCATTCTTGTTTCACCACTATATATATTTGCCACCCCAATCCTCAAGTTATTAGGACAACAAGAAGAAATAGCAAATCTTGCAGGAGTTTACACACTCATGGTTCTCCCGCAATTGTGTTCTCTAGCTGTCATTTTTCCAACCCAAAAATTCCTTCAAGCTCAGAGCAAAGTTTCCATGCTTGCTTGGACCGGAGTTGTTGCTCTGATCTCACATACTTTTCTATGTTGGCTCTTTATCTATGTATTTGGCTGGGGAGCAACTGGTGCGGCTGTGGCATTTGATCTTTCCGGATGGGGATCTGCAGTTGCGCAATTTGTGTATGTCGTCGGGTGGTGTAAAGATGGCTGGAAAGGGTTTTCGTGGTCTGCATTTCAAGAGATTTGGGCTTTTGTCAGATTGTCACTTGAATCTGCTATTATGCTTTGTTTGGAGATATGGTATATTATGAGCATTATCATCCTCACCGGCCATCTTGATAATGCTGTGACCGCAGTTGGTTCCCTTTCTATATG CATGACTATTGATGAGTGGGAAGCAATGTTCTTCATTGGAGTCAATGCTGCTATAAG TGTACGCGTCTCCAACGAGCTCGGCATGGGTCATCCCAGAGCAGCCAAATATTCAGTCTATGTGACACTCTTTCAGTCCCTACTAATCGGGATCCTTTGCGTGGTGATTGTCCTTGCTGCTAGAAACCATTTCTCGATTATCTTTACTGATAGCAAAGAAATGCAAGCAGCTGTGGCTCATCTTTCGCCACTTCTTGGAATTACAATGCTTCTTAACAGCATCCAGCCTGTGATATCag GTGTTGCTATAGGAGGTGGGTGGCAAGGGCTGGTAGCTTATATAAACTTGGCTTGCTATTACATTTTTGGTCTGCCTCTTGGATACTTTCTTGGCTATGTAGCTAATTTGGGAGTGGAG GGACTGTGGGGAGGCATGATAGCTGGCGTTGGCTTGCAGACACTGCTGCTCTTCCTGGTCCTTTACAAAACCAACTGGCACAAGGAG GTTGAGCTAACGACCGAGCGAATGCGAAAATGGGGAGGTCAAGACATTGATAGTGAGATATCATCAAGGAACCACCTTCATATTGAAAATGGGAAACCTTAA
- the LOC140864210 gene encoding protein DETOXIFICATION 35-like isoform X2, which yields MGSALETLCGQAYGAGQVHMLGVYMQRSIIILSVTCILVSPLYIFATPILKLLGQQEEIANLAGVYTLMVLPQLCSLAVIFPTQKFLQAQSKVSMLAWTGVVALISHTFLCWLFIYVFGWGATGAAVAFDLSGWGSAVAQFVYVVGWCKDGWKGFSWSAFQEIWAFVRLSLESAIMLCLEIWYIMSIIILTGHLDNAVTAVGSLSICMTIDEWEAMFFIGVNAAISVRVSNELGMGHPRAAKYSVYVTLFQSLLIGILCVVIVLAARNHFSIIFTDSKEMQAAVAHLSPLLGITMLLNSIQPVISGVAIGGGWQGLVAYINLACYYIFGLPLGYFLGYVANLGVEGLWGGMIAGVGLQTLLLFLVLYKTNWHKEVELTTERMRKWGGQDIDSEISSRNHLHIENGKP from the exons ATGGGGAGTGCCCTGGAGACACTATGTGGGCAGGCATATGGTGCCGGACAAGTTCATATGCTAGGAGTTTACATGCAACGCTCGATAATTATTTTATCCGTCACTTGCATTCTTGTTTCACCACTATATATATTTGCCACCCCAATCCTCAAGTTATTAGGACAACAAGAAGAAATAGCAAATCTTGCAGGAGTTTACACACTCATGGTTCTCCCGCAATTGTGTTCTCTAGCTGTCATTTTTCCAACCCAAAAATTCCTTCAAGCTCAGAGCAAAGTTTCCATGCTTGCTTGGACCGGAGTTGTTGCTCTGATCTCACATACTTTTCTATGTTGGCTCTTTATCTATGTATTTGGCTGGGGAGCAACTGGTGCGGCTGTGGCATTTGATCTTTCCGGATGGGGATCTGCAGTTGCGCAATTTGTGTATGTCGTCGGGTGGTGTAAAGATGGCTGGAAAGGGTTTTCGTGGTCTGCATTTCAAGAGATTTGGGCTTTTGTCAGATTGTCACTTGAATCTGCTATTATGCTTTGTTTGGAGATATGGTATATTATGAGCATTATCATCCTCACCGGCCATCTTGATAATGCTGTGACCGCAGTTGGTTCCCTTTCTATATG CATGACTATTGATGAGTGGGAAGCAATGTTCTTCATTGGAGTCAATGCTGCTATAAG TGTACGCGTCTCCAACGAGCTCGGCATGGGTCATCCCAGAGCAGCCAAATATTCAGTCTATGTGACACTCTTTCAGTCCCTACTAATCGGGATCCTTTGCGTGGTGATTGTCCTTGCTGCTAGAAACCATTTCTCGATTATCTTTACTGATAGCAAAGAAATGCAAGCAGCTGTGGCTCATCTTTCGCCACTTCTTGGAATTACAATGCTTCTTAACAGCATCCAGCCTGTGATATCag GTGTTGCTATAGGAGGTGGGTGGCAAGGGCTGGTAGCTTATATAAACTTGGCTTGCTATTACATTTTTGGTCTGCCTCTTGGATACTTTCTTGGCTATGTAGCTAATTTGGGAGTGGAG GGACTGTGGGGAGGCATGATAGCTGGCGTTGGCTTGCAGACACTGCTGCTCTTCCTGGTCCTTTACAAAACCAACTGGCACAAGGAG GTTGAGCTAACGACCGAGCGAATGCGAAAATGGGGAGGTCAAGACATTGATAGTGAGATATCATCAAGGAACCACCTTCATATTGAAAATGGGAAACCTTAA
- the LOC140862690 gene encoding uncharacterized protein: MCPTLQEGSTEQVNAAVGFPGPPQQRNYDPYSNTFNTGWKDHLNLRYDNPSMDHPAPPPQNQAYRPPYHPQQHRPQIFAPGEFLENIVKDLATNAVTFQQETRASIQHLNTQENVSAITLRSGRELKVHEEVVKELVQNEEVEESKLEETELNNEEAPRDDIKQVPRYAKFLKELCTVKRKHKLKGFQKVELGEQVSAVIQRKVPTKCNDPAPLNETAIVIQIADRSIIYPRGVLEDVLVQVPKIETKLPPDRAKGMPKEKEEIV, translated from the exons atgtgtcccacgcTTCAAGAAGGATCTACTGAGCAAGTTAATGCAGCAGTAGGATTTCCTGGGCCACCACAACAGAGAAATTATGATCCTTATTCGAATACATTCAATacaggttggaaggatcatctaAACCTTAGATATGACAATCCTTCGATGGACCACCCTGCACCTCCACCACAAAATCAAGCATATAGGCCACCATATCATCCACAACAGCATCGTCCGCAAATTTTTGCGCCTGGTGAGTTTCTAGAAAACATcgttaaggatcttgctactaatGCTGTaacttttcaacaggaaacgagagcaagtatccaacactTGAACACTCAG GAGAATGTGAGTGCAATCACCTTAAGGAGTGGAAGAGAGTTGAAAGTTCATGAAGAAGTGGTGAAAGAGCTAGTACAGAACGAAGAGGTGGAGGAATCCAAGCTGGAAGAGACTGAGCTTAATAACGAAGAGGCACcgagag ATGATATCAAAcaagtacctcgctatgctaaatttttaaaagaattatgTACTGTGAAGAGAAAACACAAACTGAAGGGGTTTCAGaaagttgaattgggagaacaggtCTCTGCTGTCATTCAAAGAAAGGTACCCACAAAATGCAatgatccag CGCCTTTGAATGAAACCGCAATTGTTATTCAGATAGCTGATAGGTCTATTATTTATCCTAGAGGTGTGTTAGAGGATGTTCTTGTGCAA GTACCTAAAATTGAGACAAAACTTCCTCCAGATCGAGCAAAAGGAATGCCTAAGGAAAAGGAAGAAATCGTCTAG